The Lysobacter gummosus sequence GTTGGAGTTCGCCGATTTCCAGCAGCGGGAGGTCCGCCGGCGGCTGCGGTGGCGCGGTCGGAGGCGTAGTCGTCGGACTGCCGGGAGGGGGCGTGGGCGAGGTGTTCGGCGAAGGAGTTGGCGTCGATGAGGTCGCGGCGTGTTTCTTGCCGCCGCCACCGCAAGCGCCCAGCGCCAACGTGATGGAAATCCCCAATGCCGCCGCAGCGAAGCGAGGTATGCGCATGATGTTGTCCCCCTGCCACGCGGGCACTCGCGCCCGCGCCGATGAATGACGAATGGATTGAGCGTGTCGGTGATCGGCCGTCGCCACCTGGCGTGATCGTCTCCCCACGATCCGGCGCGGCCGCATCATACCCATTCGTTTTTGCGACGTCGCGAGTGTTGTGCATCGCGTGTGCACGATTATGGCGCTTGCACCAGAACCACTATTTCTTCGTGTTATTCGGCACGGCCATTGTGTTCTACCCGACGCCAGGCCGAGCCGATCCGCAAGGAGGCTCTGCACGGCTTCGCTGTATCGAATCGTGCGCGACAACACCGTTCTTCGGGCCGGCTTTCCATCAAGCCCATTGATCGATGCGGTCCGTCACACGCGCGGTTCGGGCTCGATGTCGCTCTCTTGCGTGGCGACGGCTTCAACGAGCCGCGAAACGCCTCGATCGACTTACGGCGCAAGCGCCCGTCTGAACATCACATCGACCGCTTGGGTCCGCCTTGGTCCGGATCGTCCGGCCCGCGCGTGCGCGCTTGCTGCTCCGATTGGGCGATCTCGGCCTGGGCCTGGCGAATGGAGTCGGTCTGGCGATAGCGCTCTTCGGCCGGCATCGAGACCGCCTCGGCCGTGCTCATGTGGGCCTGATGCGCCGCCGGATCGGGAGAGGAGTGACCGACTCGATAGACATGCACCACCTCGCCCGCCGCCAGGCCCGCGGCCGGCTGGTTGAAGCTCGCCCGGATGTCGTCGTGGGCCGAGAACCGCTTGTCCGCGGCGAGCGTCAACAGGCTGGCGCTCATGCGCTCGCTGCCTTCGTCCCAGGATTTCCCGACCTGCCGGTCCAGTTCGCGAACGGCGCCGCGGACTTTCTCCAGCAGCCCGTGGTCGCGGTGGTCGGGGTCGTTCGGATCGCGGCGAGGTTGCTCGGGCGTCAGCGCCGGGCCGGAGAACTCCAGGGGCAGCGCGGGAATCGGGCTGAGGTGCTGATGCGTGCCGGCCGTATGTTGAAACAAACCCGCTCGAGGCGGGTTCGTGGTGGTGTCCAGGTAAGCCTGCGGTGTGCTTGCGCTGCTGGGCGGCAGGCTGATGCCGTTGCGCTCGAGCAAGTCCTCGCGCAGCTTCAACTGCCCCAGGTCGAGCTGCATCTGCGGCGCCACTCCACGCACGGCATGGGCGTAATTACGTTCAAAATGGATCGCGCGACTGACCGCGCCGGCGCCGTAGAAATTGGGATAGTCCGAATCGCCATGATGGCCGATGCCGGTGGTCTGGTGGCTCGGCAAACCCGGCGTGCCCGCGGGCGGCTTGTCGAAATAGTTTTGCGCCTGGGCGGCGATGTTGCCGGGGGTCATCGGCAGGGTGCTGTCTGGGTTGAAGGACAGGCCTGGGCGGGCTTGGGCTTGTGTCGGGCTGGTTGGGTCTTGCCGGATGAAATCCTCCGTCCTGGAGTTGCGGAGAGTCATCATGTCAGTGAGGGTGGAGTTGGGAATCGTCTGTTGCCTGTAACTGACAAGCGCGTTCCATCCGGCGATCTGTGCCTTGGCCTCGTCATCGCGGCTGGCGCTGATGAGTTGGCCAACCGGCGCGGTGTAATCGTTGACGGGATTGTTGTCGGTGGCGATGGCCTTCGCCGCGGCATCGAACGCCCGATAGGCGGCCACCTTGTCGGAGTGATTGAAAGCATGCTGGGTTTCGTGGCCCAGCACGAAAGTAAGACCTATCACCCTCTTTTGCTGAAAAAGCGCGGGAGCATGTGTTAGCTCGGCTGGGGGCAAACTGATGGTCTTGGTTTCGTTGTTATAGGTGCCGCCTGCGACCGTACCGCTGAGCGGCGCGAAATTCTCCAGCAGCATCCGGTCGTTTCGGTCCGATGGATCGACCGTCGTCGCCGCCCGTTTCATCTCCGCGGCCAGAACCGGGGACCCGTTGATGGTGAACTGCAGATTGCTCACCATGTCCTGCGATACTTGCTGGGTGGCTCCCGCGGCATCGACATAGGCGCCGTGAGCAAAGCGCAGGCTCATCTCCTGCAGGCGCAGGCTGGCGCGCAGGTCTGGGTCGGCCGCCGTTCCGCCGCTTTGGAAGCCAGTGGACGGCAGCGTCACCACGCCCGAGGCTTTGTTGTACGTGCCCGCGATATTCGGCCCCGCCCCTGCCGACGCCGGCGCGAAGCCGGTTAGCTGGCGATTGGCGGCGGCTTGGTTCAAGCGCTGCAACAGATCGGTATCGCTGGCGATGGTCGCACGCAACTGCGCTTCCTGGTCCGGCGTCACGCCCGGTTGATGGGCGAACTGCGCGATCGATGCCTGTAGTTGAGTGTTGATGGACGGCATGACTCAAGGTCCGAATGCATGAATGCTGATAGCTCTAGCGCAGGCATGGTTGAGCTTGGCATCGGGCGTATTGGCCTCGCGACGCGGGATGATCTGCACACGAACGTTGTTCCGCAAATATTGCAGTGCCAGCAGGCGCCCCAACTCGTCATAGTCGCCGGGATCGTCCCTCTTGAAGCCCATGCCTATCAGCGCCGCCTCATAGGCATTGAAATCCAGCCCACAGACTGGCTCCATGTCTTCCAGCGCTCTATCGCCCGTTTGCTCGTTCTCGTTGTTGAACTCAAAGACGGCGTTTCTGAGCGAACGATGCTTTTCATTAATCGTGTAACTGAAAACATACCGCCAGTTAGATTCAGGCAACAGGATGCTGAAAAATCCTTCATCCTTTTCTGACGGAGGACGCGTCAACGGCAATCGCATAACTTTCTGCACCCGTTCACCCGACAACTCATCGAACGACTTCAAGCTATCGATCAAGGCCAAAAAGCGACGCCCGATTTCCTCCGGCGTCAGTTCGGGATGTTCGGTCAGCGTGCTGGGCCGGTAGGGAGTGGGCGAGGCAGTGTTCACGGTGGCAACTTCCTTGGATGCTGGGACCGGAGTCTTCGGAACCGACGGATGCGCGCAGGCGACAAGCATAAGCCCGGCAAGCGCCAGCGACAGGACACGGACTATCGAATGCTTCATGGAAATCTCCGGTTAGGCCAGTCGCCGTGTCCAGATGCACAAAATTCGTGCCCTAGAGCTTGATTGCCGTTTGGTTCGACTGTTGCCGAAGATACACGACGCCTACGAAGATTGAAGGACGTCGTCTCAGGAATCGAGCGGGTGAATGCTGATCGATTCCACGCAAGCATGATTGAGCTTGGTGTCCGGCGCATTGGCTTCACGGCGTGGCATGATTTGCACCCGCACGTCGTTGCGCACGTACTGCAGCGCAAGCAGCTGACCAAGTTCGCCGTAGGATGCATGTTCGTTCTTGAAGCCCATGCCTGTCAGCGCAGCCTCATAAGCATTGAAGTCCAGGCCGCAAACCACCTCCATGTCCTCCAACAGGCCTCTGTTGATTCGCTCGTTTTCGTTTATGAATTCAAGCACCGCATTTGTATAGCGTCTGTACTTCGGATCGATTCCATAGCTGAAGCTGTATCGCCAAGCGGAATCTGGCAAGGTCATCGTCAGGAAGCCTTCATCCTTTTCCGATAGCCGAGTCAGCGGCAAGCGCATAACTTTCTGCACCCGTTCACCCGACAACTCATCAAACGACTTCAAGCTATCGATCAACGCCAGGAAACGACGCCCGATTTCCTCCGGCGTCAATTCGGGATGCTCGGCCAGCGTGCCGGGCCGATAGGGAGCGGGCGAGGCGGTGTCCGCGGCGACAACGTCCTTCAATGCCGGAACCGGAGCCTTCGCAACCGGCGGATGCGCGCAGGCGATGAGCGCGAGTGCGGCGAGCGCCAGCGGCGGGACACGGAATATCGAACGTTTCATGGCCTCCCCCTGTTTCGCCTGAACTCGTTCGCTCGCGGCGCGGGCAATCCGCCGCCTTCCGACGGCCGCGATGGCCGCGATGGCCGCGCCGCGAGCGGCGCTCCATCGCCGGATCATGAACTTCACCGCGGGCTCCCTCGCGGGGGCCAGGCCTATTTTTCCTTGCGCCAGTTGATCGAAGCGCGATTTTCCAATGTGCTCGATTCGATCTCGATATCGAAACCCTTGCGCAGCAGATACTTCAAAGTCAGCACCTGACCTGTGCCGAGCAGCGACACGCCGTAGCCGACGTACAGGCGCGGCGACAGGTATTTGCCGACGCCCAGCACCGAGCCGCCGAGCGCGCGGCTTTCCATCACGCCGGCATCGTCCAGGCCGATCTTGGCGCCGAGCTGCGAAGCCAGCAGGCCGCCGCCGGCCGACAGCGCGGCGCTGGCGGCGTTGAGCTGTTTGTTCTCGTCGCCGCTGGCCGACGACAAGGGCCGGCCCAGCGCCAGATACGCCAGCGCTTCGGATTGCGAGCTGGCCGGATCGGACCAGACGTTGACCTGCGGCGAGCTGACCCGGCCGCTGATGTCCACGCCGGCCTTGACCGCGCCGACTTCGCGCTCGGCGCGCACGTCCAGGATCGGGTCCGACACCGGCCCGTTGTTCCAGTTGAGATTGCCGCGGGTGATCTGCAGCTTCTGCCCGTACGCGGTGTAGCGGCCTTCTATGTTGAGCGCGCCGCTGGCGGTCATCTCGCGGCCGGGCTTGGAACGCACGCGCATCTGTCCGCCGAGCTTGCCGTCCAGGCCGAAGCCGTTGAGCTTGACGTCGTCGCCGATGGCCAGGGTCAGGTCGAGTTCCAGCGGCGAAGCGCCGGTGTCGTCCGGATCGACCGGATCGAGCACCACCACGTCCTCTGACACCGACACGCCCTGATCCAGGCGCTCCAGATCGATCCGTGCCGAGGGAATGGTGACCTTGCCGGTGACGTTCAACGGTTGCTTGGCCGCGTAACGCACGGTGAGTTCGGGATTGGCGACCGCGCGCAGATCGCGCGTGTCCGAAGCGAGCACGTTGCTGCCACGCAGGTTCAACACCAGCGGCGTGTCGTCGCCCTGCCAGCCCAAGGTGCCGTCGATGTTGAGCGTGCCCTCGCCCGAGCGCAGGCTGCCGGCGATGCGCGCGCTGCCGTCGGGCTGCGCGTCCAGGCGCACGTCGCCGTCTTGCAGCACGATGCCGAGCGACGGCACTTCGGTGGTGAACTGCGACAGCCGCGCCTGTCCGCCCAGCAGCGGCTTGGAACGCGTGCCGGCCAGGCTGATGCGGCCTTCCAGCTTGCCCTTGGGTTCGACGATGTCGGGCGAGAACAATTCGATCCAGGTCAGTTCGTCGGTGTCGACCGCGACATTGCCCGCCAGCGGCGCGTACGCGTCCCAGCCGGTGCTGACCGTGGCCTCGATGCGGCCGTCGTCGTTGAAGCCGGCCTTGAGCTCGGCGTTGAGTTTGTTCGGATCGAAGCTGGCCTTGAGCGAGAGCTCGTTGTAGCGCACCAACTCGCGCCGCGAGCGCTCGCTGAACTTCAGGCCGCCGCCGCTGGAGCTGAGGTTGAACTGGCCGCGCCAGGCGTTTCCGGCCGGGCGCAGTTCGCCGTCAAGAGCGATTTCGCCGCGCAGAATCCACGGCCGCTTGTCGCTGCGTTCGGGCAGATACGCCTGCGCCAGCAACAGCGGCAAGCCCTGGCCCTTGAGCTCGACCCCGCGCCGCGGCCAATCGGCGCTCGCGCACAACGAACCGCCGCTGCTGGAAGCCAGACACGCATTGGTCAGCGCGCCGTTGCGCCCGTCCCAACGATATTGCGCGGGCTGCTGCAACTTCCACGACGCGCCCTTGCTCGGCGCAAGTTGCAGCGACGCCAGCGCGCCCTGCCAGGTCGCGCCGCGTTTTTCCGCATGGCCGGACAGATCGAGATTGGCCACCTCGCTGCGCGCCTGCAACTGCAGCTGCAAGGCTTCGACCGCGCCGTGCGCATCCACGCTCAGCGACGACAGTGCGATGCCGGCGTCGAGTTCGCTCGCGCGCAGCGCCAGTTCGCCGCCGCGGCCGCGCCAGGGCAAACGGCCCTTGGCGCTGAAACTGGCGGCCTTGTAGTCGCCGTACTTCAAGCCGCTGCCGGTCAGGTCCGCGTCGATGTTCGGCGCATCGTGCGCGCCGGTCAGCTTCACCGTGCCGTTGAGGCTTCCGGCCGCGCTCGGCAGCAGATCGTTGAGCTGCAGCGGCGCGAACTTGGCATCGACATCGATGGCTTGCGCGTACTTGCCCTTGGCTTCGATGCGGCTGCCGCCGAGGGTCAGGGCGACATCGCCCTCAAAGCCGTCGTCGCTCTTGCCCGGCGCTGCGCCATGCATGAGGAAGCTGCCGCGGCCGCCGAGCGGTCGATCGCGCAGGCGCCCGCCGAGCTGATCGGCATTGGCCTTGATCTCCAGGCCGCCGTCGTCGCGAGTGGCGCCGGTGGTGGCGATCTTGCCGTCGATGGCGCCCTTGAATTCCGGGGCGAAATAACCCGGATCGAATCCCGACAGCGTGGCCTTGAAATCCCAGCCCAGCTTCGGCGCCCAGGCGACATCGCCGCTGCCGTCGAGCAGGCCGGTCGGCATCTTCGCCTTCAGCGTTTTCAAGGTCATGCGCTGGTCGTCGCCGCGACCGTCGAACTCGATCGTCGCCGCCTGCTTGTCGCGCAGCAAACGGGCCTCGCCGATCGCCGCCCAGGCCTTGACCGTGCCGGCGAAGCCCAGATCGGCGCGTTCCAGCGTCACCGCCGGCGTGGTGGGTGTCTGCGGCGCCTGCGAAGGCTTGGCGACCGACTTCAACGTTGTCGGCGCGGCCTTGCCGCCCCAGGTCAGGCCACGCGCGTTGATCGAAAACTTGAACTGGCCGTTGTCGGCGTCGGTGAAATCGGCGTGGCCGCGCAGGGTCGCGGTGCCGTCGAACAGTTTCAGCGCCAACGACTGCACATCGAGCACCTGATCCTTCAGCGACACCTTCGACGGCAGCACGGTCACGGCCAGATCGCCCTGGCGGAATTCGCCGCTCAGATCGGCCTTGCCGCCGACGCCGGCTACATCGAAGCGCAAGGCCATCGGCGTGTCGCTGGGTTTCGCATCGGGCGAAGTCAGCAGGCCGATGTCGAGCGCGTCGCTGCGCGCATGCACTTGCCAGGTCGGATCGTCCTTGCCGCGCAGCGTCGCGGTAATGTGCACCGGTCCCGGCGCGGCGCCGCCCACGGCCACGTCCATGCGCGACAGATCGCCGCGCGCGACCAGACCCAGACGCGGCGGCGTGCGGCCCACAGCGCTGGGAAGCACGGCGGTGGCGACCAGTTCGGTTTTAAAATCCTGGCGCGGCTGATAATCGCCGTGCACGGTGAAATGGCCGCGATCGGTGATCGCGTCGATTTTTTCCACATGCAGCTTGCCCGACTGCGCATCCAGGCCGCCGCGCAATTGCCGCACGTCGATGATGTGCTCGCCGCCCTGGCTGACCTTGAAGCCGTCGATGCGCACGTCGTCGGCCTGCACCGCCAGCGGCGGCTCGATCTGCGGCAACACTTCGGGCCAGCGCGGCAGTTCGAACGGCTCGTCGCTTTTTTCGATGTCCAAGGTGGCGTTCTGCACCTGCAGCGCATCCAGCCGCAGCTTGCGTCCCAGCAGCGGACGCAGGGACGGATCGATGTAGATGCGATCGGCGGTGAACACGGTTTTCTTGTAGGCGAAGCGCACGCCGCGCAAGGTCAGCGGACCCGACACCGGGCCTTCAGCGGCCCGCCAGCTGAAACTGGAGTCGGCCGGCAGGCGCGCGACGATTTGCGCCAGCAACAGGTCGCGGCCGGCGATGGTGGCGATCAGCCAGTACACCGCGAAGGCGATCAACAAGGTCAGCGCGGCGGCCGCCAGGCTGCTGCGCCAGGCCCAGCGTTTGGCGGCGGCGCGGCGGCGGCGGCGGCGTTCGAGCAACAGCTCGTGCGCGCTCGGGGTCTGCGAAGGCGGGGGCGTATCGCTCATGTGTTGCCGGTTCGTCCTTGCCGCGCCTTACAGATCGGCGCCGATATTGAGATAGAGCTGGAAGCCCGAATCGGGGTGATCCAGGCCGCGTGCGATATCGACCCGCAACGGGCCGACCGGAGAACGCCAGCGCACGCCGACGCCGACGCCGGTGCGCATGTCCGGACTGTCGTCGAAGGCGCTGCCGCTGTCCACGAACACCGCCGCGCCCCAGCTTTCGTTGAAGTACTGCTCGAATTCGACGCTGCCGGTGATCACGTTCTTGGCGCCGAGCGCGAAGGCCTTGCGCCCGGGAATGGCCGGAATGCGCGGGCCGACCTCGCGCCATTCATAACCGCGGATGCTGCGATCGCCGCCGGCGTAGAAACGCAGCGACGGCGGCAGATCGACCAGGGCGTTGGTGAAGGTGTGGCCGAGTTCGCCGCGGGTGATCAGGCGGCTGCGCTCGCCCAGGCCCTTGTACCAGCGCGCGGTGACCTGCGCCTGCAGGAAGTTGGCGTCCGAGCCCACCGCCTCCAGGCCGCCGCGCAGCAGGCCGGTGGCGCTGATGCCGTTGCGCGGATACAGGCGGTCATCGGCATCGATGAATTCGGCGCGCAGCGAGGGATACAGGAAGGTCGCGGTGCGGTAATCGACCGGCGTGGTCGGATCGTTGTCGTCTTCGTCGGCATAGGCCCAGCGCTCGCGCAGACCGTGCAGCGAGGCGGTCGCGGTCCAGCGCTGATTGATCTTGCCGCTGCGGCTGGCGACCAGTTCGATGCGGCGCGAATCGATGTAGTCGGTCTGTTCGTCGGCGCCTTGCAGACTGAAGGTGTACCAGCCGTCGAGCCAGGCGAAGGCGGGGATGCGGTACTGCAAGGTCGCGGTCTTGCGCCGCTGGGCGAAGTCGATCTGCGCCAGCGCCTTGTGGCCGCGATCGTTGATGTAGCGACGCTCCACACCCAGGCGCACGCCGGCGCCGCTGTCGGTGCCGTAGCTCAGGCCGGAGGTGTAGATGCTGCGCTTGGCCGGGGTCAGCGTGACCTTGACCGGAATCTGCCCGTCGACGGCGTTTTCCGGCTGCGGCTCGATATCGATGCTGGAGAAATAATCCAGCCGCGCCAGCGATTCGCGAAAGGTGTCGAGCTTGCGCTGGTGGTAGTAGCTGCCCTGTTCCCAGTACACCAGCCGTTCCAGCAGGCTGTCGCGGATGATCCGCTTGGGCGTCTGCTCGAAGCTGATCGGGCCCATGTCGTAGCGCTGGCCGCTGGTCCAGACCAAGTCAATGGCAGCCGCATGTTCCGCGCGAGTAATTTCCACCCGCCGCGAAGAGAAATCAGCATCGAAGTAGCCACGTTCCGCTAACCGCCGGCTGATCTTGGTCTTGCTGGCCTCATAGGCGGCGTGGTCGAACACCTGGCCCGGGCCGGGCCGGAACGCGGCCAGGTCCTGCTTGAGATAACGGTCGTCGCTGCCTGCGCCGAGGATGGCGATGTCGGAACGGCGCACCTTGACCGGTTCGCCCTTGTCCACGGTGATGATGACGGTGATCGGCGGCGAGGCCGCGCGCGCCGCGGCGGTGGCGGCCGGATCGGCGACGGTGCCGACCGGGCTCGTGGCGGGATCGCCGGCGGCCGGCGAATCGGTGGCGGCGGCGGTGGCGGCATCGGCCGGGTCGGCCGGCGCGGTCGGATCGGTGCCGGCCGGGGTGGCGATGCGCCGGGTTCCGCGCGAATCCTCGATCTTGATGGTCGGCGAGTAGTAGCCGAACGGCTCCAGCGCCTCGCGGGTCTCGTTCTCGGCCTCGCGCAACAGATAGCCCAGGCGGCGCCCGGACACGTCCTTGTCGATGGTGTCCACCAGGGACAACGAAACCCGGACGTTATGAGTCATGGCCTCGTCGAGGCCGCGAATCTCGACCTTGCCGACTTTGGCGCCCCAGGCGGGGCCGACGGCCCCGAACCCCGCTGCGAGAGTGGAAAAGGCAAAAAAAAGGCGGGGGATCAATGGCATAGCGACCAGAATAACCGGTTGGCGCGGACGCTGCTTGCCGATCCTGGCGTCAAACTTTGCACATTCGTTGCATCCAGCGTTAAGAAGTCGTAATTTCGGTGCCGGGGGAACTGGCCGCAAGCGCGGGGGGCTGCGCTGCTGGCACTCGGAATCTCCTAGATAAAAGACCGTCCCGCCCTTCCACAAAGGAAGTCACAAGGTAGGGAAGCAATGTCACTGCATATTCCAGGAGTCCACTTCGTGAATAGAAAAATTTTGACCACTGCTGTTTGCACTGCGCTGGTCAGCGCGGTCGCACCGGCTTACGCCCAGCAGGCGGCAGCTACCGGTTCCAGCGATGACGTCACCCGGATCGAGACGGTCACCGTCACCGGCTCGCGCATCTCCAACCCGAACGTCGTATCGCCCGCTCCGGTCAGCGTGCTGACCGCGGAAGACATCAAGGCCACCGGCGCGGTCAACATCGGCGACCTGCTGACGACCATGCCGCAGCTGGCCACCACCTTCACGATGGGCAACTCCGGCCGCTTCATCGGCACCGCCGGCGTGGCCATGCAAGACCTGCGCAACCTCGGCACCGCCCGCACCCTGGTGCTGGTCAACGGTCGCCGCATGGTCGGCGCCTCGGCCGGCACCTCGGCGGTCGATACCAACCTGATTCCGGCCGACTGGGTCGAGCGCGTGGAAGTCATCACCGGCGGCGCGTCCGCGGTGTACGGCGCCGACGCGGTCTCCGGCGTGGTCAACTTCATCCTCAAGAAGAAGTACGAAGGCGCCAATCTGCACGCGCAGATCAACGACAGCCAGCACGGCAGCTTCGGCAAGAAGTTCATCTCGGTGACCGGCGGCGGCAACTTCGCCGAGGACCGCGGCAACTACGCGCTGTCGTTCGAGCACAGCCAGCAAGACAGCCTGATGTTCGGCGACCGCTTCGGCAAGCAGGCCTATCGCGCCCTGCGCACGCCGGGCAGCGGCTTCGACACCACCCTGGTGGGCGACGCCGGCAACTACACCATCACCAGCGCCGGCACCTTCTCGCTGGGCAGCAACTTCAATCCGGACCTGCGTTACACCTTCGACCGCAACGGACAAGTGCGCAAGCAGCGCTTCGACGGCGCGGTCGATCGCAACAGCAGCGCCACCTGCACGAACTGCGACCGCCTCGACAACAACCAGGTGCTGCAGCTGCAGCCGCGGTACAAGCGCGACACCGTCAGCGCCGTCGCCGGATTCGATCTGAACCAGGATCACCGCCTGTACTTCGAAGGCATGTACAGCAAGGTGCACAGCAAGACCAGTTCCTCGCCGGCGTTCGGCGCCACCGGCAATCCGCACATCATCGAGCGCGACAACGCTTACATAACGCCGGAAATGCTGGCGCTCATCGGCTCGCGCCGGTCGATCAATCTCGCCCGCAACGACGTCGATGCCGGCGGACGCGGCGAAGACACCGACCGCCAGACCGCGCGCGTGGTGTTCGGCGCCGAAGGCTCGGCGTTCGGCAGCGACAGCAACTGGCTGTACGACGTGTCGGTCAATTACGGCCGCACCCACGAGCGTCGCCGTAATCTCAACAACCGCCACATGGAACGCTTCTACGCCGGCCTGGACGCGGTCAAGGACGCCAACGGCAACATCGTGTGCCGTTCCAAGATCGATCCGACCCACGTCAACCTGGCGTACTACAACAACACCGCGAGCCCGGACGGCATCATCTCGCCGGAAGTGGCCGCCAGCTGCATTCCGTTCTCGGTCTTCGGCGAAGGCGCGATCAGCCCGGGCGCGGCCAACTGGTTCAACGTCACCACCATCTCCAAGTCGCGCCTGACCCAGTTCGTCGCCGGCGGCTCGCTGACCAACAACAACCTGTTCGAACTGCCGGCCGGTCCGGTCAGCTTCGGCGCCGGCGTCGAGTACCGCCGCGAGACCAGCCGGAGCATCAACGATCCGCTGGACATCTCCGGCCAGACCTTCCTCAACGCGATCCCGAACTCCGGCGGCAGCTACAACGTCCGCGAGTTGTGGACGGAAGTGGCGATCCCGCTGTTGCACGACATCCCGCTGATCAAGAGCCTGACCGTCGGCGCCGCCGCGCGTTACTCCAAGTACGACACCATCGGCAGCACCAAGGCCTGGCGTTACAACCTGGACTGGGCGATCAACGACAGCCTGCGCGTCCGCGGCAACATGTCGGCGGCGGTGCGCGCGCCTAACATCGACGAACTGTTCGGGGGCCAGTCGCAGAACTTCGGCGGCGTCTCCGATCCGTGCGACGCGATCAACATCCGCAACGGCAAGGATCCGGCCGTGCGCGCCCGCAACTGCGCCGCGCTGGGCCTGCCGGCCGATTTCGAAGACACCTTCTCGGCCACCAACGAAGGCCTGTCGGGCAGCAACCCGGACCTGGAACCGGAGACCGGCCGCAGCTGGACCGCCGGCCTCGTGTTCACCCCGACCTTCCTGGAAGGCTTCGGCATGAACGTGGACTACTGGAAGATCCGTCTCACCGACGCGATCGGCGCGCCGAGCTTCCAGCAGACCGCCGACCGCTGCGTCGATAACCCGGCCGGCATCAACAACATCTACTGCACCAACACCCGCCGCGGTCCGGACGGCCAGATCGACTTCCTGGTTTCGATCAACCAGAACATCGCCGCCACCGAAACCGACGGCGTGGACATCGGCGTTTACTATACCCACGACCTGTGGGGCGGCCGCATGCGTTGGGACCTCAACGCCACCAAGGTGCTGGGCTACACCGACTTCCCGTTCCAGGAAGACAAGGACGAGACGATCGACCAGAACAAGACCCTGGGCTTCCCGGAATGGAAGGCCACCCTGCGCCTGGGCTACACCCGCGACAACTGGGGCTTGAACTGGAACACCCGCTACGCCGACGGCGGCCTGCGCGTGAGCAACGAGACCTACCGCTCGAATCCGACGTCGGTCAACGTCTACAACGCCGGCTCCGGCGTCGCCCACGACATCCGCGGCAGCTACTCGATCAAGGACACCGGCTGGCAGATCTACGGCGGCATCACCAACGTGTTCGACTCCGATCCGCCGGTCAACCTGTTCGGCACCGGTTTCGGTTCGGGCCTGTACGACCAGATCGGCCGCGCTTACTACGTCGGCGTGAACTACAAGTTCTTCTGATCGAACATGTAGTGGTCCAGCACCATCGTTGAGCTTCATCGCAAGAGCCGGCGCAAGCCGGCTCTTTCGTTTTTCGGGGGAGCCCACGATG is a genomic window containing:
- a CDS encoding TonB-dependent receptor domain-containing protein; this encodes MNRKILTTAVCTALVSAVAPAYAQQAAATGSSDDVTRIETVTVTGSRISNPNVVSPAPVSVLTAEDIKATGAVNIGDLLTTMPQLATTFTMGNSGRFIGTAGVAMQDLRNLGTARTLVLVNGRRMVGASAGTSAVDTNLIPADWVERVEVITGGASAVYGADAVSGVVNFILKKKYEGANLHAQINDSQHGSFGKKFISVTGGGNFAEDRGNYALSFEHSQQDSLMFGDRFGKQAYRALRTPGSGFDTTLVGDAGNYTITSAGTFSLGSNFNPDLRYTFDRNGQVRKQRFDGAVDRNSSATCTNCDRLDNNQVLQLQPRYKRDTVSAVAGFDLNQDHRLYFEGMYSKVHSKTSSSPAFGATGNPHIIERDNAYITPEMLALIGSRRSINLARNDVDAGGRGEDTDRQTARVVFGAEGSAFGSDSNWLYDVSVNYGRTHERRRNLNNRHMERFYAGLDAVKDANGNIVCRSKIDPTHVNLAYYNNTASPDGIISPEVAASCIPFSVFGEGAISPGAANWFNVTTISKSRLTQFVAGGSLTNNNLFELPAGPVSFGAGVEYRRETSRSINDPLDISGQTFLNAIPNSGGSYNVRELWTEVAIPLLHDIPLIKSLTVGAAARYSKYDTIGSTKAWRYNLDWAINDSLRVRGNMSAAVRAPNIDELFGGQSQNFGGVSDPCDAINIRNGKDPAVRARNCAALGLPADFEDTFSATNEGLSGSNPDLEPETGRSWTAGLVFTPTFLEGFGMNVDYWKIRLTDAIGAPSFQQTADRCVDNPAGINNIYCTNTRRGPDGQIDFLVSINQNIAATETDGVDIGVYYTHDLWGGRMRWDLNATKVLGYTDFPFQEDKDETIDQNKTLGFPEWKATLRLGYTRDNWGLNWNTRYADGGLRVSNETYRSNPTSVNVYNAGSGVAHDIRGSYSIKDTGWQIYGGITNVFDSDPPVNLFGTGFGSGLYDQIGRAYYVGVNYKFF